A genomic region of Cannabis sativa cultivar Pink pepper isolate KNU-18-1 chromosome 1, ASM2916894v1, whole genome shotgun sequence contains the following coding sequences:
- the LOC115706240 gene encoding glucan endo-1,3-beta-glucosidase 14 has protein sequence MANSSSSSILFSCYPIILILILTFSDSRIHVASIGVGINYGQIANNLPSPSRVSTLLRSLNITRVKLYDADPNVLKAFSNTQTDFTIGLGNENLQSIANNPIKAQQWIQTHLSPYLPQTQITSIVVGNEVFNLNDTQLMSSLYPAMKTMYDTLVNLGLNSRVSITTAHSLTILSNSYPPSNGLFRSDLAQYLNPILNFHSQTKSPFLINAYPYFAYKDNPNEVSLDYVLFRPNQGMTDPNTNLHYDNMLYAQIDAVYAAIKALGHSGVEVRISETGWPSKGDENEAGATPENAEVYNSNLLRRIEQNQGTPANPTVPVDIYVFALFNENMKPGPASERNYGLYYPDGTPVYNIGLQGYLPELALDTSSSSSSSSSFFGSVSSSVIIHVRKLAFFNLFSFFIFLFFVYFE, from the exons ATGGCtaactcttcttcttcttcaatcttGTTCTCTTGTTACCCAATTATTCTGATCCTAATTCTCACTTTCTCAG ATTCCAGAATCCACGTGGCAAGCATCGGAGTCGGAATAAACTACGGCCAAATAGCAAACAACCTCCCATCACCGTCACGAGTCTCAACCCTTCTCCGATCACTAAACATAACCAGAGTTAAACTCTACGACGCCGATCCAAACGTACTCAAAGCTTTCTCAAACACCCAAACAGATTTCACAATCGGACTCGGCAACGAAAATCTCCAATCCATAGCCAATAACCCAATCAAAGCTCAACAATGGATCCAAACACACCTCTCACCTTACTTACCCCAAACACAAATCACCTCAATCGTAGTCGGAAACGAAGTCTTCAACCTAAACGACACTCAATTAATGTCGTCTTTGTACCCTGCGATGAAAACAATGTACGATACATTAGTCAATTTGGGGCTAAATTCTAGGGTTAGCATAACAACAGCTCATTCATtaacaattttatcaaattcatACCCACCTTCAAATGGTTTATTCAGATCAGATCTAGCTCAATACCTAAATCCAATCCTCAATTTCCATTCACAAACTAAATCACCATTCTTAATCAACGCTTACCCTTACTTCGCTTACAAAGATAACCCTAACGAAGTATCTTTAGATTACGTTCTCTTCCGTCCAAATCAAGGAATGACCGATCCAAATACGAATCTCCACTACGATAACATGTTGTACGCTCAGATCGACGCTGTTTACGCCGCGATCAAAGCCTTGGGACACTCCGGAGTCGAAGTGAGAATCTCCGAAACTGGTTGGCCTTCGAAAGGTGACGAAAACGAAGCTGGAGCTACACCGGAAAATGCTGAGGTCTATAACAGTAATCTTCTTAGAAGAATCGAACAGAATCAAGGTACTCCGGCGAATCCGACGGTACCGGTGGATATTTACGTTTTTGCCCTTTTTAATGAGAATATGAAACCTGGTCCGGCATCGGAGAGGAATTATGGACTGTACTATCCCGATGGTACTCCGGTGTATAACATCGGATTACAAGGGTATCTGCCGGAGCTGGCATTGGATACTTCGTCGTCGTCATCGTCTTCTTCATCGTTCTTTGGTTCAGTTTCTTCTTCTGTTATTATTCATGTAAGAAAATTGgccttttttaatttattttctttttttatttttctattttttgtttattttgaataa